From Psychroflexus torquis ATCC 700755, the proteins below share one genomic window:
- a CDS encoding DUF5692 family protein — MKNLIPKWILLLFTFALTSANLFAAEYGEYVDTDYSSEINTTPNDMQNAKPKDIGKLQGNMEGNTGEGDSYFSLDFRNDGTVTIKKQFSGNNLTEEKTWNTNGKALEIISDKGSEIHDFDGKQLKYVKSETYSVEMGTKTLMLTENHKGLSFIHLIGVLLVLMFLNELFRRYKWAAYLFFGLIPLIMIPIWMDNGIVYWFRWVKLYSVVMACVWFVAIRYTKLGTFKFAVFIAAAFLAVNIFEAVTQDFSLGFLPNTLNAIAGILSIITLSKWKNIGPDQSKHKDMVWPAMTMFWIIAYDIWNFTFVYLNFPGHAAFHFMVLLSCTLPILPKRGAWLQARAFTLGIWMMYLFTFGSFVDSVIVELPRNYNFMMFFAIFSIVANLAYALYHFRYVLTGKTPKNFRVGQDETEEVNTTEQVV; from the coding sequence ATGAAAAATTTAATCCCAAAATGGATACTACTTTTATTCACTTTTGCTCTGACATCGGCAAATTTGTTCGCTGCCGAGTACGGCGAGTATGTAGATACGGATTATTCATCTGAAATCAATACAACCCCAAATGATATGCAGAACGCTAAACCTAAAGATATAGGTAAGCTTCAAGGCAATATGGAAGGCAATACAGGTGAAGGAGATAGTTACTTCTCTCTTGATTTTAGAAATGATGGTACTGTTACAATTAAAAAACAATTTTCGGGAAATAATCTGACGGAAGAAAAAACATGGAATACTAACGGAAAAGCTTTAGAAATAATAAGTGATAAAGGAAGTGAAATCCATGATTTTGATGGGAAACAATTGAAATATGTAAAGAGCGAAACCTATTCAGTTGAAATGGGTACTAAAACATTAATGCTTACAGAAAACCATAAGGGTCTTTCTTTTATTCATCTTATAGGAGTTCTTCTTGTATTGATGTTTCTAAACGAATTGTTTCGTAGATATAAATGGGCTGCATATTTATTTTTTGGTTTGATACCGCTCATAATGATTCCGATATGGATGGACAATGGCATCGTATATTGGTTTAGATGGGTAAAATTGTACTCTGTGGTCATGGCTTGTGTATGGTTCGTGGCTATTCGATATACCAAATTAGGGACTTTTAAATTTGCGGTATTTATTGCGGCTGCATTTCTTGCTGTTAACATTTTTGAAGCAGTTACACAAGACTTTTCTCTGGGTTTCTTACCTAACACGCTTAATGCCATAGCCGGAATCTTAAGTATTATTACTCTGTCTAAATGGAAAAACATAGGGCCAGACCAATCAAAACATAAAGATATGGTATGGCCTGCTATGACCATGTTCTGGATTATTGCTTATGATATATGGAATTTCACTTTTGTATACCTCAATTTTCCGGGACATGCCGCCTTCCATTTTATGGTATTACTGTCTTGTACCTTACCCATTCTTCCAAAACGAGGTGCCTGGCTTCAGGCACGAGCTTTTACCCTTGGGATATGGATGATGTATCTCTTTACTTTTGGGTCTTTTGTTGATAGCGTAATCGTAGAATTGCCTCGTAATTATAACTTTATGATGTTTTTTGCGATATTCAGTATTGTTGCAAATTTAGCATATGCACTATATCATTTCAGATATGTGCTAACAGGAAAAACACCTAAAAATTTCCGTGTGGGACAAGACGAAACTGAAGAAGTAAACACAACAGAGCAGGTTGTATAG
- a CDS encoding oleate hydratase encodes MKKITKKFDKVLDASPFPGHVEHAPDANKEVVGNSKDQPMPFADLTGNYQRNKGIPSKSFKDSKVYIVGSGIAGLSAAYYFIRDGHIPGENILFLDKLAVKGGSLDGAGNAKDGYLVRGGREMEMTYENLWDILQDIPAIEMPAPYSVLDEFRLLNDNDPNYSKARLIHNHGEIQDFSKFGLDKLDQLAIVRLLLKKKEDLNDMTVEDYFSSSFLKSTFWTLFRTMFAFENWHSLLECKLYLHRFLHLTDGFKDLSCLVFPKYNQYDSFVKPLTDHLKSKGVKIQFDTLVKDLDIQINTEGKVVRGIITQQKDKEVKIPVTENDYVIVTTASMTEDTSYGDNTNATMEATNTNESGKSSGWQLWKNLATKSAEFGKPEKFCSSIEKSSWQSATLTCRPSALTEKIKEYCVNDPYSGKAATGGIVSITDSNWLMSFTINRQPHFPEQHDDVLVIWVYALFMNKDGNYNKKTMPQSTGNEILSELCFHIGLEDQIDTIIENTIVKTSFMPYITSMFMPRAEGDRPQIVLSGSKNLGLVGQFVETNNDVVFTVETSVRTARIAVYKLLNLNKQVPDIAASQYDIRQLLKATKALNDYKPFLGESVLKRILKNTYFEHILPAGEENEEDEEHHDSFFSEQLDKLKDWANGLKH; translated from the coding sequence ATGAAAAAAATAACAAAAAAATTCGATAAAGTGTTAGACGCATCTCCATTTCCAGGACATGTAGAACACGCTCCAGATGCGAACAAGGAAGTAGTGGGCAATTCGAAAGATCAACCTATGCCTTTTGCTGATCTCACAGGAAACTACCAACGTAATAAAGGTATCCCTTCTAAATCTTTTAAAGACAGTAAAGTCTATATTGTAGGAAGCGGTATAGCGGGTCTATCTGCTGCCTATTACTTTATACGAGATGGTCACATCCCCGGTGAAAATATTCTTTTTCTCGACAAATTAGCTGTAAAAGGTGGCTCTCTTGATGGTGCTGGAAATGCTAAAGACGGTTACCTTGTTAGAGGTGGTAGAGAAATGGAAATGACTTATGAGAACCTTTGGGATATACTTCAGGATATTCCTGCTATAGAAATGCCTGCTCCCTATAGTGTTTTAGATGAATTTCGTTTGCTAAACGATAATGACCCTAATTATTCAAAAGCTAGGTTAATTCATAATCATGGAGAAATACAAGATTTTAGCAAATTTGGCTTAGACAAATTAGATCAATTGGCTATTGTTAGGCTTTTACTAAAAAAGAAAGAAGACCTAAATGATATGACTGTTGAAGATTATTTTAGTAGCTCATTTTTGAAAAGTACCTTTTGGACTTTATTTCGTACCATGTTTGCTTTTGAAAACTGGCATAGTTTACTAGAATGTAAGTTATATCTGCACCGCTTTTTACATCTTACCGATGGATTTAAGGATCTATCGTGCTTGGTATTTCCAAAATACAATCAGTACGATTCATTCGTAAAACCTTTAACAGATCATTTAAAATCAAAAGGCGTTAAAATACAGTTTGATACCTTGGTTAAAGATTTAGATATACAGATCAACACAGAAGGTAAAGTGGTTAGAGGTATAATTACCCAACAAAAAGATAAAGAAGTAAAGATTCCAGTAACTGAAAACGATTATGTAATTGTGACTACAGCTTCCATGACTGAAGATACCTCTTATGGTGATAATACAAATGCTACTATGGAAGCTACTAATACTAACGAAAGTGGTAAGAGTTCAGGATGGCAACTATGGAAAAATTTAGCAACAAAATCGGCTGAATTTGGTAAACCTGAAAAATTCTGTAGCTCTATTGAAAAATCATCTTGGCAGTCTGCTACATTAACGTGTCGTCCTTCAGCCTTAACTGAAAAAATTAAGGAATACTGTGTAAACGATCCCTACTCTGGAAAAGCAGCTACCGGAGGAATAGTTTCTATTACCGATTCTAATTGGCTAATGAGCTTTACCATTAACCGTCAACCCCACTTCCCAGAACAACACGACGATGTTTTGGTCATATGGGTTTATGCTTTATTCATGAATAAAGACGGCAATTATAATAAAAAAACGATGCCACAAAGTACAGGAAATGAAATTTTATCTGAATTATGTTTTCATATTGGATTAGAAGACCAAATAGATACTATTATTGAAAACACAATTGTCAAAACAAGTTTCATGCCCTACATAACCTCTATGTTTATGCCTAGAGCAGAAGGAGACAGGCCGCAGATAGTTCTAAGTGGTTCCAAGAACTTAGGACTTGTAGGACAGTTTGTAGAGACGAACAACGATGTTGTATTTACTGTAGAAACTTCGGTGAGAACGGCTAGAATAGCTGTTTATAAATTACTAAACCTTAACAAGCAGGTGCCAGATATTGCTGCTAGCCAGTACGATATTCGTCAGCTATTAAAAGCGACTAAAGCCTTAAACGATTACAAACCATTTCTAGGAGAAAGTGTTTTAAAGCGAATACTAAAGAACACCTATTTTGAACACATTTTACCTGCAGGAGAAGAGAATGAAGAGGATGAAGAGCACCACGACTCTTTCTTTAGTGAGCAGTTGGATAAACTTAAGGATTGGGCAAATGGGCTAAAGCATTAA
- a CDS encoding 3-hydroxyacyl-CoA dehydrogenase, with protein MKFKNITVAGSGVLGYQIAFQAAFHNFNVIVYDINDDVLEKAKAKFTTMSEAFKKDLNASKEQLDSAYSNLSYISNLSEAVKDADLLIEAVPENPDVKTEFYKKLAKVAIEKTVFVTNSSTLLPSQFAEVTGRPSKFLALHFANDIWRNNTAEIMGHPQTNPETFKDVVNFAKAIGMLALPLHKEQPGYILNSLLVPLLSAATNLLAKEVADFQTIDKTWMKATGAPIGPFAIIDIVGINTVYNIYKMASGKSQDPLKIKTTEYLKEKFIDANKLGVSNGEGFYTYPEPAYKSKDFLN; from the coding sequence ATGAAATTTAAAAATATTACAGTAGCAGGAAGTGGCGTTTTAGGATATCAGATTGCTTTTCAAGCAGCCTTTCATAATTTTAATGTCATTGTTTACGATATAAATGATGATGTTCTTGAAAAAGCAAAAGCCAAATTCACCACAATGAGTGAGGCTTTTAAAAAAGATTTAAATGCCTCAAAAGAACAACTGGATAGTGCATATAGCAATTTGAGTTATATCTCAAATTTATCTGAAGCAGTAAAAGATGCCGATTTATTAATTGAAGCCGTACCTGAAAACCCAGATGTTAAAACAGAATTCTATAAGAAATTGGCAAAAGTAGCCATAGAGAAAACAGTATTTGTAACCAACTCGTCTACCTTATTACCAAGTCAGTTTGCAGAGGTTACTGGGAGACCTTCCAAATTCTTAGCCTTACATTTTGCAAATGATATATGGAGGAATAATACAGCAGAAATTATGGGCCATCCACAAACAAACCCAGAAACATTTAAGGACGTGGTTAACTTTGCCAAGGCCATTGGGATGCTAGCACTACCGCTGCATAAAGAACAGCCTGGTTATATTTTAAACTCATTGCTAGTGCCATTGTTAAGTGCAGCTACAAATCTTTTAGCAAAAGAGGTTGCAGATTTTCAAACTATAGATAAAACATGGATGAAAGCAACAGGTGCTCCAATAGGACCGTTTGCTATCATTGATATCGTAGGTATTAATACGGTATATAATATCTATAAAATGGCTTCAGGAAAATCACAGGATCCTTTGAAAATTAAAACGACAGAGTATTTAAAGGAAAAATTTATTGATGCAAATAAATTAGGAGTTTCCAACGGAGAAGGTTTTTATACATATCCAGAACCAGCTTATAAAAGCAAAGATTTTTTAAATTAA
- a CDS encoding response regulator — MKKILLIEDNQEIRENTADLLELANYNVATAENGIIGVEIARQFEPDIIICDIMMPKLDGYGVLFLLSKNTKTSGIPFIFLTAKSEKDDMRKGMNMGADDYITKPFEEIELLNAVGSRLKKNDLLKKEITTNLKGIKTFFSDASSFEELKNLSKDRRLIKYRKKTDIYMEGDLAYKLYFIQSGKVKTYKMADSGKEFITGMFGSGDFLGAMSLLGESGVYGESAIVNEDAEICAISKDDFTNLIFSNKMVSNAFIKLLSDNLVEREDQLVRLAYCSVRQRIAKKLIELSSKTNLNNDALKGINVTREDLAGLIGIAKETLCRTLSQLKDDRLILMEKRNITILDKMQLTRVADSGYL, encoded by the coding sequence ATGAAAAAAATATTATTAATTGAAGACAACCAAGAGATTCGAGAGAATACGGCAGATCTTTTAGAATTGGCCAATTATAATGTGGCCACTGCCGAAAATGGGATAATAGGTGTTGAGATAGCAAGACAATTTGAGCCCGATATTATCATCTGCGATATCATGATGCCCAAATTAGACGGCTATGGCGTACTCTTTCTTTTGAGTAAAAACACAAAAACCTCTGGTATTCCTTTTATCTTTCTAACAGCTAAATCAGAAAAAGATGATATGCGGAAGGGAATGAATATGGGAGCTGACGACTATATCACAAAACCTTTCGAGGAGATCGAACTACTGAATGCCGTTGGGAGCCGGCTTAAGAAAAATGACCTTTTAAAAAAAGAAATTACAACGAATTTGAAAGGGATCAAGACCTTTTTTTCCGATGCGTCTAGTTTCGAAGAATTAAAAAACCTTTCCAAAGACCGTAGATTAATTAAGTATCGAAAAAAAACAGATATCTATATGGAGGGGGATTTGGCGTATAAACTCTATTTTATTCAAAGTGGTAAAGTCAAGACCTATAAAATGGCAGATTCGGGAAAAGAATTTATCACAGGAATGTTCGGTTCGGGAGATTTCTTGGGAGCTATGTCGCTTTTAGGAGAATCAGGAGTTTACGGCGAATCAGCCATAGTCAATGAAGACGCAGAGATTTGTGCTATTTCAAAAGATGATTTCACTAATTTAATTTTTAGCAATAAAATGGTATCCAATGCCTTCATAAAGTTATTGTCTGATAACTTAGTGGAACGTGAAGATCAGCTTGTGCGCTTAGCTTACTGCTCGGTACGGCAAAGAATCGCTAAAAAATTGATAGAATTGAGCAGTAAAACAAACCTCAACAACGATGCACTCAAAGGTATAAATGTCACAAGGGAAGATCTTGCGGGATTGATAGGGATCGCAAAAGAAACATTATGCAGAACACTCTCACAACTTAAAGATGACCGATTGATATTAATGGAGAAAAGAAATATAACGATCCTGGATAAAATGCAATTAACGCGTGTTGCCGATTCAGGATATTTATAA
- a CDS encoding nucleoside deaminase produces MKKELHEKFMLKAINWAKKGKDTDGGGAFGAVIVKEGHIIAEGHNQVGSKTDCTQHAELAMVQEACRKLKSKSLKGCVLYTSCEPCLMCLGATRWADLDQVFYGASADDAKEAGYIYSDLFYKSNTENRHLEFKLKQMLRDEAIAVWES; encoded by the coding sequence ATGAAAAAAGAGCTTCACGAAAAATTCATGTTGAAAGCTATTAATTGGGCAAAGAAGGGGAAGGATACCGATGGAGGAGGAGCCTTTGGCGCTGTTATAGTAAAAGAGGGTCATATCATTGCCGAAGGTCATAACCAAGTAGGATCTAAGACCGATTGTACCCAGCACGCTGAACTCGCTATGGTACAGGAGGCTTGTAGAAAGCTAAAATCTAAATCTCTAAAAGGTTGCGTGCTATACACGAGTTGCGAACCCTGCCTGATGTGTTTAGGAGCGACTAGATGGGCAGATCTTGATCAGGTTTTTTATGGTGCTTCGGCAGATGATGCTAAAGAAGCAGGATATATCTATAGTGATCTTTTTTACAAGTCAAATACAGAGAATCGTCACCTAGAGTTTAAATTAAAACAAATGCTCCGCGATGAAGCTATCGCAGTCTGGGAATCTTAG
- a CDS encoding serine hydrolase domain-containing protein, with the protein MKRIIKCLFALILTAALWSILVFFGTVNGWLHKPFTKSTDPELFTVATKTQIEKEFVRNFAMAIMKEGRVEKQLFHSANKKVDKNTIFQVASFSKFVSTVEIMKLVEMGKINLDTPVSDYLKRWQLPPSEFDHEQVTVRRLLSHTSGLTDGLGYSGFTNCDSIQTTEASLTKVKDTDAGLSGEVKVGIEPNSAWIYSGGGFTLLQLLVEETSGQTFNEFMKINIFQPLNMTSSTYILNDSLEDRLCEFYNSNTTAAPHFYYTSLAATSLYTSLSDLELFFQFFLKGKNGEPIGRGQISPESLKLMRKPHWDMMGASIYGLGTMLYIDIENDDNIFGHDGQSTPPINTAIRINPKTGDGLIILETGHPDLATRIASDWVFIETGKSDTLLFTMLTGKMTNILFIGLISIRILTIGTGIWRRKRKVLPLNN; encoded by the coding sequence ATGAAAAGAATAATCAAATGCCTCTTTGCGCTTATTTTAACAGCAGCTTTATGGAGCATTCTTGTATTTTTTGGAACTGTAAATGGATGGTTGCACAAGCCGTTTACAAAAAGTACTGACCCAGAACTATTTACAGTTGCAACTAAAACTCAAATCGAAAAAGAATTTGTGCGCAACTTCGCGATGGCCATTATGAAAGAGGGTCGTGTTGAAAAACAATTGTTTCATTCTGCAAATAAGAAAGTTGATAAAAACACGATTTTTCAAGTAGCGTCTTTTTCAAAATTTGTGTCAACAGTTGAAATAATGAAATTAGTGGAAATGGGTAAAATCAACTTAGACACCCCCGTAAGTGATTACCTAAAAAGATGGCAACTACCACCAAGTGAATTTGACCATGAACAAGTCACAGTAAGAAGATTATTAAGTCATACCTCAGGTTTAACTGATGGACTTGGCTATAGTGGTTTTACAAACTGTGATTCTATTCAGACCACAGAAGCCTCATTAACTAAAGTCAAAGATACAGATGCTGGATTAAGTGGTGAAGTAAAAGTAGGAATTGAACCTAATTCTGCATGGATATATTCTGGAGGAGGCTTTACACTCTTACAGTTATTAGTGGAGGAAACGAGCGGGCAAACTTTTAACGAGTTTATGAAAATTAATATATTTCAACCCTTGAATATGACCAGCAGTACCTATATTTTAAATGATTCATTAGAAGATAGACTCTGTGAATTTTATAATTCCAATACTACTGCGGCACCACATTTTTATTATACTTCTTTAGCAGCTACTTCTCTATATACTTCATTGTCTGATTTGGAGTTGTTTTTTCAATTTTTTCTTAAAGGCAAAAACGGAGAACCTATTGGCAGGGGTCAAATAAGCCCTGAATCTTTAAAATTAATGCGAAAACCACATTGGGATATGATGGGCGCAAGTATTTATGGGTTAGGCACCATGCTTTATATCGATATCGAAAATGATGATAACATTTTCGGACATGATGGACAAAGTACACCGCCTATTAATACTGCAATAAGAATAAATCCCAAAACTGGAGATGGGCTAATTATTTTAGAAACTGGTCATCCAGATTTAGCGACAAGAATAGCAAGCGACTGGGTATTTATAGAAACAGGCAAATCAGATACTTTACTGTTCACTATGCTTACAGGAAAAATGACTAATATTTTATTTATTGGATTAATCTCAATACGTATTCTAACCATCGGAACAGGAATATGGCGAAGGAAAAGAAAAGTATTACCATTAAATAACTGA
- a CDS encoding CPBP family intramembrane glutamic endopeptidase, whose product MVKLLYKPLLCFIIKTQIIMKQIIKSKTVLIVEAIIVLGVMSGTKTICDQIQIIPSAYAGSIGIWLGILVATFFLKRRSIKWADIGLRLPKGRKQWLKQLGIGLLAIGSIFLITFITLFVLKPLFGLEQATSATDKFSFFLGKPVVFIVYLVIGIGFGAGLGEELLIRGFLLNQLKSIFGNIKISWALALITQAVIFGFMHSYHGTMGMVITGLIALSFGIFYLVAKRKLFPLIFAHFVFDILTMVVYYFSESAV is encoded by the coding sequence ATGGTTAAACTTTTATATAAACCTTTGCTTTGCTTCATTATTAAAACACAGATAATCATGAAGCAAATAATCAAATCAAAAACAGTATTAATAGTTGAGGCCATCATAGTTCTTGGAGTCATGTCTGGAACCAAAACAATATGTGATCAAATTCAAATCATTCCATCAGCTTACGCTGGTTCCATAGGAATTTGGTTAGGAATCTTAGTAGCAACATTTTTTTTAAAAAGAAGGAGTATTAAATGGGCAGACATTGGCCTGCGCTTGCCCAAAGGAAGAAAACAATGGCTTAAACAACTAGGTATAGGACTCTTAGCCATAGGTTCTATTTTTCTTATCACTTTTATTACACTATTTGTGTTAAAACCTCTTTTCGGATTGGAGCAAGCCACAAGCGCTACGGATAAGTTTAGTTTTTTCTTAGGTAAACCAGTTGTTTTCATCGTGTATCTTGTAATTGGAATTGGTTTTGGAGCAGGTCTGGGTGAAGAACTTTTAATTCGTGGATTTTTATTGAATCAATTAAAAAGCATATTTGGGAATATCAAAATAAGTTGGGCTCTGGCTTTAATTACTCAAGCAGTAATATTTGGGTTTATGCACAGTTACCATGGAACAATGGGAATGGTTATTACAGGATTAATTGCCTTATCCTTCGGTATATTTTATTTGGTTGCTAAACGAAAACTATTCCCTTTAATTTTTGCTCATTTCGTTTTCGATATACTAACTATGGTAGTATATTATTTTTCAGAAAGTGCGGTTTAA
- a CDS encoding sensor histidine kinase, which translates to MIRTFIYNNKKRFITHVSILLSIAVLFSLILVISLESVFSFGIFFDYLLQAITTIFLLLAPPIYLNIYWLIPRFIEQKKYFNYAVIVLVLIIVWGYVLGVVEPWMDEHWFNQPKQDSSMQTGVAVMIFILISTTLLYLSYKWYIQLSKIKQVENDQLNLELSSLKNQINPHFFFNTLNNLYALSLEKSDETPSVILKLSEMMRYTIYDCKESKVSVMDEITYLENFITLQKVRHHERGLITFKNEVVNSDMQIAPMILIVFLENAFKHGFDLIDKDAFINLNLKIKKNTLHFYTENNFIEIENGHQIGIGLENVKRRLSLIYPKTHELEVIKSKNVFSVDLKLYVE; encoded by the coding sequence ATGATACGAACTTTTATATACAACAATAAAAAGCGTTTTATAACTCACGTATCGATATTGTTAAGTATTGCAGTTTTATTTTCATTGATTTTAGTTATTTCTTTAGAAAGTGTTTTTTCTTTTGGAATTTTTTTCGACTATCTATTACAAGCAATAACCACTATATTTCTTCTATTAGCACCACCTATTTATCTAAATATTTATTGGCTGATTCCTCGTTTTATAGAACAAAAAAAATACTTTAATTACGCAGTTATAGTTCTCGTTTTAATAATTGTCTGGGGCTACGTATTAGGTGTTGTTGAACCATGGATGGACGAGCATTGGTTTAATCAACCAAAACAAGATTCTAGCATGCAAACTGGTGTTGCAGTTATGATTTTTATTCTAATTTCTACAACATTACTTTACCTTTCCTATAAATGGTACATACAACTCTCTAAAATTAAACAGGTAGAAAATGATCAATTAAATTTAGAATTATCTTCGTTAAAAAACCAAATTAATCCTCACTTTTTCTTTAATACATTAAATAATCTATATGCATTATCCCTAGAGAAATCTGATGAAACACCTTCAGTAATTTTAAAACTTTCAGAAATGATGCGCTATACAATTTATGACTGTAAAGAATCGAAAGTTTCTGTAATGGATGAAATCACCTATTTAGAAAACTTTATAACACTTCAAAAAGTGAGACATCATGAAAGAGGATTGATTACCTTTAAAAATGAAGTTGTTAATTCTGATATGCAAATAGCACCTATGATATTGATTGTGTTTTTAGAAAATGCCTTTAAACATGGTTTTGATTTGATAGATAAAGACGCTTTTATCAATTTAAACTTAAAAATAAAGAAGAATACGCTGCATTTTTATACTGAAAACAATTTTATAGAAATAGAAAATGGACATCAAATAGGAATTGGTTTAGAAAATGTAAAAAGAAGATTGTCCTTAATCTATCCGAAAACGCACGAGTTGGAAGTGATTAAAAGTAAAAATGTATTTAGTGTTGATTTAAAATTATATGTAGAATGA
- a CDS encoding LytR/AlgR family response regulator transcription factor: protein MKCLIVDDEPLAHRIIKNYCNNLSFLDIVKECHSAFEAINYLNENQVDLIFLDINMPKLKGLDFLRTLSNPPLIIITSAYQEYAMEGYELNILDYLLKPFSFERFLKAINKAVSQKKLLDTSEKTPNIKVTPVSLPNNENQESIFIKGDKKTHQVQFDSILYLESIGSYVKIHLENETIISLDRLTNFENKLPKNIFLRIHRSYIIAIKKVNTIEGNRVKINKKEIPVGSVYKHNLTKFMK from the coding sequence ATGAAATGTTTAATAGTAGATGATGAACCGTTAGCACACAGAATAATTAAAAATTACTGTAATAATCTTTCGTTTCTAGATATCGTTAAAGAATGTCATTCGGCTTTTGAGGCAATCAATTATTTAAATGAAAATCAGGTAGATTTAATTTTTTTAGATATTAATATGCCTAAGTTAAAAGGCTTAGATTTTTTAAGAACATTAAGCAATCCTCCATTGATTATTATTACATCGGCATATCAAGAATATGCTATGGAAGGTTACGAATTAAACATACTAGATTATTTACTGAAACCTTTCAGTTTTGAACGTTTTTTAAAAGCCATAAATAAGGCAGTTTCGCAAAAAAAACTCCTTGATACATCTGAAAAAACACCTAATATAAAGGTAACACCAGTTTCTTTACCTAATAATGAAAACCAAGAAAGTATTTTCATTAAAGGAGATAAAAAGACGCATCAAGTACAATTTGATTCTATTTTATATCTTGAAAGCATTGGTAGTTATGTAAAAATTCATTTAGAGAATGAGACTATTATCTCATTAGATAGGCTAACAAATTTTGAAAACAAACTGCCAAAAAATATTTTTTTAAGGATTCATCGCTCCTATATTATAGCTATTAAAAAAGTGAATACAATTGAGGGAAATAGAGTGAAAATAAATAAAAAAGAAATTCCCGTTGGTAGTGTTTATAAACATAATTTAACAAAATTCATGAAATAA
- a CDS encoding EbsA family protein: MKTIIRLTILLTLFFIFYIVYKRFDSYIMLPIITFILIFMNAYDFFTLRINLKTGKAIRLGEDSSAKWSMIIGVVGGLVFFILGFRSNYNDFAYCGINSTSYLGLFFISMGLTVNENFSILLNDKYLKYKDFWVNPEVRYKKIRQIIIEKDKITITTKRDNIDYEISNGNQRLKLIDFLRPRLEEKLIVNE, from the coding sequence ATGAAGACAATAATCAGACTCACCATTTTATTGACCCTTTTTTTCATATTCTACATTGTCTACAAACGATTTGACAGTTATATAATGCTTCCAATAATTACATTTATTTTAATTTTTATGAATGCATATGATTTCTTCACTTTAAGGATTAACCTTAAAACGGGTAAAGCGATAAGATTAGGAGAAGATAGTTCTGCCAAATGGAGTATGATTATTGGAGTTGTTGGAGGACTGGTATTTTTCATTCTAGGATTTCGTTCGAATTACAATGATTTTGCATATTGTGGGATTAATAGTACTTCTTATCTAGGATTATTTTTTATCTCAATGGGATTAACCGTTAATGAGAACTTTTCAATATTGTTAAATGATAAATACTTAAAGTACAAGGATTTTTGGGTAAATCCTGAAGTGAGATATAAAAAGATTAGACAGATAATAATTGAAAAGGACAAAATAACAATTACGACAAAAAGGGACAATATTGATTATGAAATTTCGAATGGTAATCAACGCTTAAAACTGATTGATTTTTTACGACCAAGACTAGAAGAAAAATTGATTGTAAATGAATAA